One window of Atribacter laminatus genomic DNA carries:
- a CDS encoding sugar ABC transporter ATP-binding protein, with the protein MNQLNSTLSVPLVVMKGIIKRFPGVIALNQVDFELLPGEVHVLLGENGAGKSTLIKVLSGAFPADSGEIFIYGEKVIIESPEVPLKKGLRFIYQELNLVPQIDIARNIFLGVEPLIIRNLGVINTSTLYKTASQLLERFNIQLDPHRIVSTLSVTQQKMVEIARALVTDARVIVLDEPTDVLESTSRNDLFKVINHLKKEGVGFIYISHRYAEVYELGDRVTILRDGKNVGTFSIHDLTLETMIEKMIGGKIGKQYPSLPAPREQIILRLENFYKGTLVQGVDFSLRKGEILGITGLMGAGKTELARAIAGVDPPTSGNLYIEDKKVMVRTPEEAIRHGISFLTENRKTEGVILDQSLRNNYGLPNINRLSPFGMVKIKKMNDEIDFYIKELTIKTPHRFTLAGQLSGGNQQKLVLAKWLGTHAKVIIFDEPTRGIDIIGRREVYRIMQELLAEGTSIIMFTSDYAEAMEMSHRVMVMRRGKIVKEFPRSSASEDDILKAAIGVGEFR; encoded by the coding sequence ATGAATCAGTTGAACTCAACCTTAAGCGTTCCTTTGGTCGTGATGAAGGGGATTATCAAACGTTTTCCTGGAGTTATTGCTCTTAACCAGGTTGATTTTGAACTCCTTCCCGGAGAAGTTCATGTTCTGCTTGGTGAAAACGGAGCTGGAAAGTCAACTCTTATTAAGGTACTGAGTGGAGCATTCCCTGCTGATAGTGGAGAAATTTTTATTTATGGTGAAAAAGTCATCATCGAATCTCCAGAAGTCCCTCTTAAAAAAGGACTTCGTTTTATTTATCAAGAACTCAATCTGGTTCCTCAAATTGATATTGCCCGAAACATATTCCTTGGAGTTGAACCGTTAATAATTCGGAATTTGGGTGTTATTAATACCTCTACCCTCTACAAAACTGCTTCCCAGCTTTTAGAACGCTTTAATATTCAATTAGATCCTCACCGAATAGTATCAACACTCAGCGTTACCCAGCAAAAAATGGTTGAGATTGCTCGAGCTTTGGTTACCGATGCTCGGGTTATCGTTCTTGATGAACCAACTGATGTTTTAGAAAGCACTTCTCGCAATGACCTTTTCAAAGTAATTAACCACCTCAAAAAAGAGGGTGTTGGCTTTATCTATATCTCCCACCGCTATGCTGAAGTTTACGAATTAGGTGATAGAGTCACCATCCTACGGGATGGAAAGAACGTTGGTACTTTTTCAATTCACGACCTCACTCTTGAAACTATGATTGAAAAAATGATCGGTGGGAAAATTGGCAAACAATATCCTTCCCTTCCGGCTCCTCGGGAACAAATTATTCTTCGATTGGAAAATTTTTATAAAGGCACATTGGTTCAAGGTGTTGATTTCTCACTTCGAAAAGGAGAAATATTAGGAATAACCGGTTTAATGGGAGCTGGAAAAACCGAGCTGGCTCGGGCGATCGCCGGTGTTGACCCACCTACCAGTGGAAATCTTTATATTGAAGATAAAAAAGTTATGGTAAGAACTCCTGAAGAAGCCATCCGTCATGGTATCTCATTTCTTACTGAAAATCGAAAAACTGAAGGAGTAATTCTCGATCAATCCTTAAGAAACAATTATGGACTACCCAATATTAATCGATTGAGTCCTTTCGGCATGGTGAAAATAAAAAAAATGAATGATGAGATAGATTTTTACATAAAAGAGCTAACCATCAAAACACCACATCGTTTTACCCTGGCAGGTCAGCTCTCCGGAGGAAATCAACAAAAACTTGTTTTAGCTAAGTGGTTAGGTACTCATGCCAAAGTCATCATTTTTGACGAACCTACTCGTGGTATCGACATCATTGGTCGTAGAGAGGTGTACCGAATTATGCAAGAACTCCTGGCTGAGGGAACCTCTATCATTATGTTTACTTCCGATTATGCTGAAGCCATGGAAATGAGTCATCGTGTCATGGTAATGCGGCGGGGTAAAATTGTGAAAGAATTTCCTCGTAGTTCAGCAAGTGAAGATGACATTCTCAAGGCCGCCATAGGTGTTGGAGAATTTCGTTAA
- a CDS encoding sugar phosphate isomerase/epimerase family protein, producing the protein MKISFHTDAFNSSVFNFEKALQWAQKNDVHFIECGSLEGVNWIHGLGYFPHISLSEDPLEIKEKMESYGVGFSQIDAAYPLSGHDGLFFGVQYVLKTLPWAKIANCPNIATTDGLLKPEGLSEIDCLELMKHAYGTIIEKAERYKININIEVHGYFTTKPELLDKMLNFAQSDYFGLNLDTGNSFIAGQDPVAYCKQFIKRIKHVHIKDVSQSLADSLRGKETGIGISHAAIGDGVNAENIVTVIKMLRDFGYNGVLSIECEGQGGPLIEKSLHWLRKTLQILNIPEEKSL; encoded by the coding sequence ATGAAAATTAGTTTTCACACTGATGCTTTTAATTCGTCAGTTTTTAATTTCGAAAAAGCCTTGCAATGGGCACAAAAAAATGATGTTCATTTTATCGAATGCGGATCTTTAGAAGGAGTTAATTGGATACATGGTTTGGGGTATTTCCCTCATATTTCTTTATCCGAAGACCCTCTGGAAATTAAAGAAAAGATGGAATCCTACGGTGTTGGTTTTTCTCAAATTGATGCAGCTTATCCTTTATCGGGACATGATGGTTTATTTTTCGGTGTGCAGTATGTTTTAAAAACACTCCCCTGGGCGAAGATTGCCAATTGTCCCAATATCGCAACTACTGATGGGTTGCTTAAACCAGAAGGACTCTCCGAAATCGATTGCTTGGAACTTATGAAACATGCTTATGGAACCATTATTGAGAAAGCCGAACGATATAAGATTAACATTAATATTGAAGTCCATGGATATTTCACAACGAAACCAGAACTTTTAGATAAAATGCTCAACTTTGCTCAAAGCGATTATTTTGGCTTGAATCTTGATACTGGTAATAGTTTTATAGCCGGTCAAGATCCAGTTGCTTACTGTAAACAATTTATTAAAAGAATTAAACATGTCCATATTAAAGATGTATCACAAAGTTTAGCAGATTCCTTGCGAGGAAAAGAAACCGGTATCGGTATTAGCCATGCAGCTATTGGTGATGGAGTAAATGCCGAAAACATTGTAACCGTTATTAAAATGCTCCGAGATTTTGGCTATAACGGTGTATTGAGTATAGAATGTGAGGGCCAGGGCGGACCATTAATCGAGAAATCTCTTCATTGGCTCAGGAAAACTCTCCAAATTTTGAACATTCCAGAGGAAAAAAGCCTTTAG
- a CDS encoding ABC transporter permease yields the protein MQTNPSMKSPDMVKGTLVKNNKLQSVIRSQWFLLLLAEFLIAIITGIVNPRFFTISNIINVLEQIAVLGIVSSGMTLLIISGEIDISVGANIGLSSCVMAIMIKSGISVFPSFVIGIALAIFSSFLVGLTAHTFKAPSFITSLAFISVFQGIALAITKGSFQTIYGQAETIGMTRLGNILPLSFVISLGAYLIVHFILAYTKFGRRIYSVGSNPAAAYLSGISVVKTKYHAFLFSGFLVGIGSMVLLSRIGAAQPSTGSGIELKAIGAVVIGGTPLSGGKGRIIGTLLGVLLMGIISNALNMMRVNPYYQQVTFGLLIIASLAMSIFSSYKSHARSGKSTKKAIG from the coding sequence ATGCAGACAAACCCTAGTATGAAATCACCTGATATGGTAAAGGGAACATTGGTTAAAAATAATAAGCTTCAATCGGTGATCCGAAGTCAGTGGTTTCTTCTTCTATTAGCTGAATTTCTGATTGCTATCATTACTGGAATCGTTAATCCCAGGTTTTTTACCATAAGCAATATTATTAATGTTTTGGAACAAATAGCCGTTCTTGGAATTGTCTCATCAGGAATGACATTATTAATCATTTCCGGTGAAATTGATATTTCAGTCGGTGCCAATATAGGATTATCATCCTGTGTAATGGCAATTATGATTAAAAGCGGGATTAGTGTCTTCCCTTCCTTTGTCATTGGTATTGCTCTGGCAATTTTTAGTAGTTTTTTAGTCGGGTTGACTGCTCATACCTTTAAAGCCCCTTCATTTATTACATCCCTGGCATTTATCAGTGTTTTCCAGGGAATCGCTTTGGCCATCACCAAAGGATCTTTTCAAACTATCTACGGCCAGGCTGAAACGATTGGTATGACTCGTTTAGGAAATATACTTCCTTTGAGCTTTGTCATCAGCTTGGGCGCTTATTTAATTGTTCATTTCATACTGGCTTATACCAAGTTTGGACGGAGAATTTACTCAGTAGGTAGCAATCCAGCGGCAGCATATCTCTCGGGTATTTCGGTGGTTAAAACCAAGTATCATGCTTTTCTTTTCAGCGGTTTTTTAGTTGGAATCGGCTCCATGGTTTTACTCTCGAGGATTGGCGCTGCCCAACCTTCAACCGGAAGCGGTATTGAGCTGAAAGCCATTGGAGCTGTAGTCATCGGTGGTACACCTCTATCGGGAGGAAAAGGAAGAATTATCGGAACCCTTCTGGGAGTCCTGCTCATGGGGATCATCTCCAATGCCCTCAACATGATGCGGGTGAACCCCTATTATCAACAGGTTACCTTTGGTTTACTCATCATCGCTTCGCTGGCTATGAGTATTTTTAGTTCCTATAAGAGTCATGCTCGATCAGGAAAAAGTACTAAAAAAGCTATTGGGTAA
- a CDS encoding sugar ABC transporter ATP-binding protein, with the protein MEKYQLLVSLQNIIKIYGVHKVLDNVSFDLKKGEIHCLVGENGAGKSTLIKILSGAISPESGELYITGQKVASMTPRKAIELGISTVYQDAELVESLTVSDNIFLGDEKSASLPFIVDKKTQFQKAQEIINTLHMNLPVDALVEDLSVSQKQMLEIVKALYRDSKIIIMDEPTSSLGLEEKKALMSIIQSLKQRGIGIIYISHYLEEIFMIGDRVTILKDGRLVNTYEVASVDIETVIRGMVGREASAFYRRKKFPIGPIQVQIQNLSKKDVLHPVNFEIKKGEILGVGGLVGAGRSELVGLIFGIQQSDSGKIIINGKEAIIHNPRDAIRAGIGLITEDRRKLGLFIGRNLIENMALVHNDIFKGFIVDRDEEKELSNQMVEELSIATSDINQLVEELSGGNQQKVVIARWLLDDAILCIFDEPTKGVDIGAKQQIYELIIELAEKGKSIIMVSSDMPELLSLSDRIVVMRDNRIVEILDNHQIKEEDLIKKFMGVEEKGERTNADKP; encoded by the coding sequence ATGGAAAAATACCAACTTTTAGTCTCTCTCCAAAATATCATCAAAATCTACGGCGTTCATAAAGTTCTTGATAATGTTTCTTTCGACTTAAAAAAGGGTGAGATTCATTGTCTGGTCGGTGAGAATGGCGCTGGAAAATCAACTCTCATCAAAATTCTGTCAGGAGCCATCTCTCCCGAAAGCGGTGAGTTATATATTACCGGTCAGAAAGTGGCGTCAATGACTCCCAGAAAAGCCATTGAATTGGGGATTTCCACTGTCTATCAAGATGCCGAGCTGGTTGAGTCTCTCACCGTTTCTGATAATATTTTCCTTGGTGATGAAAAATCAGCTTCTCTTCCCTTTATTGTCGATAAAAAAACACAATTTCAAAAAGCACAAGAAATAATCAACACTCTCCACATGAATTTACCGGTTGACGCTTTAGTGGAGGATCTCTCCGTTTCCCAAAAACAGATGCTTGAAATTGTTAAAGCTCTCTATCGTGATTCTAAAATCATCATCATGGATGAACCGACCAGCTCCCTCGGTTTAGAAGAAAAGAAAGCTTTGATGAGTATCATTCAGAGCCTTAAACAACGTGGTATCGGTATTATCTATATTTCACATTATTTAGAAGAAATATTTATGATAGGCGATAGAGTGACAATTTTAAAAGATGGAAGGTTAGTCAACACCTATGAGGTGGCTTCAGTTGATATAGAAACGGTGATTCGGGGTATGGTTGGCCGAGAGGCTTCAGCTTTTTATCGCAGAAAAAAATTTCCTATTGGTCCGATACAAGTCCAAATTCAAAATCTATCAAAAAAAGACGTCCTGCACCCGGTTAATTTTGAAATTAAAAAAGGTGAAATTTTAGGAGTTGGAGGTTTAGTAGGTGCTGGTCGTTCAGAATTGGTCGGGCTGATCTTTGGGATTCAGCAATCCGATAGCGGAAAGATAATCATCAACGGAAAAGAAGCCATAATTCATAACCCCCGGGATGCTATTCGAGCTGGCATCGGCCTGATAACTGAAGATCGTCGCAAACTCGGTCTCTTCATTGGCAGAAACCTCATTGAAAACATGGCCTTAGTCCATAATGACATTTTTAAAGGCTTTATCGTCGATCGCGATGAAGAAAAAGAACTCTCAAATCAAATGGTGGAAGAGTTATCCATCGCAACCAGTGATATCAATCAACTGGTAGAAGAGCTATCAGGAGGCAATCAACAAAAAGTGGTTATCGCCAGATGGCTTCTTGATGATGCCATTTTGTGTATCTTTGATGAGCCCACCAAGGGAGTAGATATTGGTGCCAAGCAGCAAATCTATGAACTCATAATAGAATTAGCCGAAAAAGGAAAGAGTATCATTATGGTCTCCTCTGATATGCCAGAACTGCTTTCTTTAAGCGACCGGATTGTAGTGATGCGCGATAACCGAATTGTGGAAATCCTTGATAACCATCAAATCAAAGAAGAAGATTTAATCAAAAAATTCATGGGGGTTGAGGAAAAGGGAGAAAGAACTAATGCAGACAAACCCTAG
- a CDS encoding sugar ABC transporter substrate-binding protein — protein MKVKKVFLSLLILALLLSISIPVLALTYGYVTPGPDTWYKKDVEGFSYGAEMAGVEVIVLNSDYDTEKEITNIKTLIDMGIDGMCIFSFNPNGAFIAARECAAAGVPLVVTDNVGQVLASPDEVVACIDFDWKGMGVNVAEYIANNYPGEKIAVIMGLFEHIPVQMFRESFEPKVAELGKNEIVAVRDGKYTPTVAVDQAQDLIESGYDFTILFVFNEEMGAAVVRMLKGRDLLNNPIKVITTNGAPYGIELIKEGGIQYSISTSPGWEGLVSFLALHSYVKGQITDKRQQILLPNTPITPETIDDKTKVVPWDVDPVWIELTKTYFPQYNDLEVY, from the coding sequence ATGAAGGTAAAAAAAGTGTTTTTAAGTCTTCTAATTCTGGCTCTCTTACTATCTATTTCAATACCAGTTCTTGCTTTAACTTACGGATACGTTACGCCTGGTCCAGATACTTGGTATAAAAAGGATGTTGAGGGATTTTCCTATGGAGCTGAGATGGCTGGTGTTGAGGTGATCGTCTTGAATTCCGATTATGACACCGAAAAAGAAATTACCAACATTAAAACTTTAATAGATATGGGCATTGATGGAATGTGTATTTTCTCGTTCAACCCCAACGGTGCTTTTATAGCTGCCCGTGAATGTGCCGCTGCCGGAGTCCCGTTAGTGGTTACCGACAATGTCGGTCAGGTCTTAGCCTCTCCCGATGAGGTGGTCGCCTGCATCGATTTTGACTGGAAAGGTATGGGTGTGAATGTTGCCGAATATATCGCTAACAATTATCCAGGAGAAAAAATTGCAGTCATCATGGGTTTGTTTGAACACATTCCAGTTCAAATGTTCCGGGAGTCCTTCGAACCCAAAGTTGCCGAATTGGGTAAGAATGAAATTGTAGCAGTGCGAGATGGAAAATACACTCCTACTGTCGCTGTCGACCAGGCCCAAGATCTTATCGAATCCGGGTACGATTTCACCATTCTTTTTGTCTTTAATGAAGAGATGGGTGCAGCAGTAGTTCGAATGCTTAAAGGACGAGATTTATTGAATAATCCTATCAAAGTCATCACTACCAATGGAGCTCCGTATGGCATTGAATTGATTAAAGAGGGAGGCATTCAATACTCAATCTCGACTTCACCCGGTTGGGAGGGCCTAGTTTCTTTCCTGGCTCTCCATTCTTATGTGAAAGGACAGATTACTGACAAACGCCAGCAAATTCTTTTACCAAATACACCAATAACACCTGAAACAATAGACGATAAAACCAAGGTGGTTCCTTGGGATGTCGATCCAGTTTGGATCGAACTCACCAAAACCTATTTTCCTCAATATAATGACCTTGAAGTTTATTAA